A part of Neodiprion pinetum isolate iyNeoPine1 chromosome 4, iyNeoPine1.2, whole genome shotgun sequence genomic DNA contains:
- the LOC124217321 gene encoding odorant receptor 83a-like has protein sequence MHVVYCGIKSKARHRLIAQIRNTFRYASNTGHFTMEEPEMKNKRVVITWMTILILCSTGFFGAAIVREEDSVPVWAPVNLKISPYYEINMILQFAGQFWIGSLSGCFGIFYFSVVALVKAQFDMLLCSLEHVGPLAVLKTKMRVQDGHEKTPIQTTSKGYTSDAGNNGTKISDKCQCCTEEFKRFFKAFEKRRCEKVLSPFEERVYEEELEAALQDCIVHHQSILRLKDALQNYFGTVLLLRFFLVTLIICFVIYSLSKLTVSADFSPTDMRFLSLLEYYVACCGDLFMSSYIPDSLLRTSALIPSVAFETLPWHGGSVTEKFFSSMKIFQLGTRKPMSVRTIFYVVSLDIVGNVLRASFSFYTMLRKVQNN, from the exons ATGCACGTCGTTTACTGCGGGATTAAAAGCAAAGCTAGACATCGTTTGATCGCACAAATTCGGAACACCTTCAGATATGCCTCGAATACAG GTCATTTCACGATGGAAGAACCAGAGATGAAGAACAAGCGAGTCGTTATTACGTGGATGACGATATTGATCCTATGTTCGACCGGTTTTTTCGGTGCGGCGATAGTCCGAGAAGAGGATTCGGTTCCTGTTTGGGCGCCAGTGAATCTCAAAATTAGTCCTTACTACGAAATCAACATGATCCTGCAGTTTGCAGGGCAGTTTTGGATCGGTTCACTGAGTGGATGTTTtggtattttctattttagcGTCGTAGCGTTAGTCAAAGCTCAATTTGACATGCTTTTATGTTCACTGGAGCACGTGGGTCCTCTTGCTGttctgaaaacgaaaatgagAGTTCAGGATGGGCACGAGAAGACACCTATCCAAACTACCTCGAAGGGTTACACCTCGGATGCAGGAAATAACGGAACGAAAATTTCTGATAAATGTCAGTGTTGTACAGAAGAGTTTAAACG GTTCTTCAAAGCCTTTGAGAAACGACGGTGTGAGAAAGTTCTCTCGCCCTTTGAAGAACGAGTTTACGAGGAAGAACTTGAGGCTGCGTTACAAGATTGTATTGTTCACCATCAAAGTATTTTGAGACTAAAAGACGCCTTGCAGAATTATTTTGGCACCGTTCTACTCCTTAGATTTTTTCTCGTCACATTGATAATATGCTTTGTCATATACAGTCTGAGTAAG CTGACTGTAAGTGCGGACTTCAGCCCAACCGATATGAGATTTCTCAGCCTACTGGAATACTACGTAGCTTGCTGCGGAGACTTGTTCATGTCTTCTTACATTCCCGATAGCCTTTTACGCACG AGCGCCCTGATTCCAAGCGTCGCATTCGAAACCCTACCCTGGCACGGGGGTAGCGTTACAGAAAAGTTCTTCTCAAGTATGAAGATATTTCAACTCGGTACAAGGAAACCGATGAGCGTGCGGACGATATTTTACGTTGTATCTCTTGACATAGTGGGAAAT gTGCTCCGAGCTAGTTTCTCCTTCTACACAATGCTGCGCAAGGTACAAAACAATTGA